In a single window of the Diospyros lotus cultivar Yz01 chromosome 10, ASM1463336v1, whole genome shotgun sequence genome:
- the LOC127812141 gene encoding LOW QUALITY PROTEIN: glu S.griseus protease inhibitor-like (The sequence of the model RefSeq protein was modified relative to this genomic sequence to represent the inferred CDS: deleted 1 base in 1 codon), which yields MSSECQGKSSWPELVGTNGSAAAAVIENENDEVQAAIVEEGNKLVSSDFRCDRVRLWVDVKGFVTRVPVIG from the exons GGAAGAGTTCATGGCCAGAGCTGGTGGGAACCAATGGAAGTGCAGCTGCAGCGGTCATTGAGAATGAGAACGACGAAGTCCAGGCCGCCATCGTTGAAGAAGGCAAT AAGCTGGTGAGCTCCGATTTTCGCTGTGACCGAGTCCGGCTCTGGGTCGATGTCAAGGGCTTTGTGACCCGAGTCCCTGTAATTGGTTGA
- the LOC127811705 gene encoding TNF receptor-associated factor homolog 1b-like, which translates to MAGTVSEESGDGRSLEGVSSGQQLCQSMEALAEWRSSEQVENGIASTSPPYWDTDDDDCGPKPSELYGKYTWKIDKFSQINKRELRSNAFEVGGYKWYILIYPQGCDVCNHLSLFLCVANHDKLLPGWSHFAQFTIAVVNKDPKKSKYSDTLHRFWKKEHDWGWKKFMELSKVLDGFIDGDTLIIKAQVQVIRERADRPFRCLDCQYRRELVRVYLTNVEQICRRFVEERRSKLGKLIEDKARWSSFCAFWMGIDQTVKRRMSREKTDAILRIIVKHFFIEKEVTSTLVMDSLYSGLKALEGQTKSKIGRGQLLDAEELPVPIICIERDMFVLVDDVLLLLERAAVEPLPPKDDKGPQNRMKDGCAGEEFNKDSIERDERRLTELGRRTIEIFVLAHVYSKIEVAYQEAVALKRQEELIREEAAWLAETEHKAKRGTADKDKKSKKKQAKQKRNNRKGKDKGRDEKPSAALQDKLQQVRPADERKDFMIEKAEPELEKHDIPEDVSDVSDSVECQPSVLQPDSEDRDPSPVNWDTDTSEAQPSTEACSSGVSGLSAVQNGMRERNSPSVVDDSSSTCSTDSVPSMKTSGPYKGNSLPNQKNQKSPRRGTNQGGRSTSDATGWANEVRCQLSEAMSDLEEPNDASGSCKVESESEAVVIKELEQHVMKKLEEVDSLQREKIIKDQADTEKPKKEKMTEAPSSPSSTRKTLTSAVRIVSESKSVATDPVLVRKPSSDSFQPTERPALMTSSAANIKAALSSDTHKAAAPKPNDKPLVQQVPVTSRPLSAPITPGPRPTAPIVSMVQTAQLLPRSVSAAGRLGPDTSSTTHSYVPQSYRNAIMGPPATQPHTPSSFGNPLHLYSQTSNLISPPILLPTSSERVELNMVKPGLPFGRVNHEVLQNGPQWTEPSQRDNSSRSMHYEPSSLHDGTHNNLDFYQPVHSRSQDRFPSELPASTSGRQSHGAALADDFPHLDIINDLLDDEQGIVRAAVRASASFQGFSNEPRPHHLNRQFSFPGEIGMSNNDMSPSTSSGRFERTRSYRDDGFQQHGYGSLQGHFDFESLRQAQAAAAVAAAHPIPYVNGQQIDGLIANHRHWQISGSEMPSQSHLGTRNMDGDGIGGGYPYHHNIPDYSNPASSSSLGGGYGVLPPSNGH; encoded by the exons GTCCTAAACCTTCTGAGTTGTATGGAAAATATACATGGAAGATAGATAAATTTTCACAGATCAACAAGAGAGAACTTCGCAGTAATGCATTTGAGGTTGGCGGCTATAAATG GTATATTTTGATTTACCCTCAAGGTTGTGATGTCTGCAATCATCTCTCCTTGTTTCTCTGTGTGGCTAATCATGACAAGCTTCTTCCAG GATGGAGTCATTTTGCACAGTTTACTATAGCCGTGGTGAATAAAGATCCTAAGAAGTCCAAATATTCTG ACACATTACATCGATTCTGGAAGAAAGAGCATGATTGGGGATGGAAAAAATTTATGGAGCTATCTAAAGTATTAGATGGGTTTATTGATGGTGATACGCTCATCATTAAAGCTCAAGTCCAAGTTATCAG GGAGAGAGCAGATCGTCCCTTTCGTTGCCTTGATTGCCAGTATAGGAGGGAACTTGTTCGGGTATATTTAACAAATGTAGAGCAAATTTGTCGCCGTTTTGTGGAAGAGAGAAGAAGCAAGCTTGGGAAATTAATAGAAGATAAAGCTAGATGGTCAAG CTTTTGCGCCTTCTGGATGGGCATTGACCAAACTGTTAAGCGCCGTATGTCTAGGGAGAAAACAGATGCAATTTTGAGAATTATTGTGAAGCATTTCTTTATTGAAAAGGAAGTCACATCTACCTTGGTCATGGATTCCTTATACAGTGGTCTGAAGGCTCTAGAAGGCCAGACAAAGAGCAAGATAGGTAGGGGACAATTACTGGATGCAGAAGAGTTGCCAGTTCCTATTATATGCATAGAGAGGGATATGTTTGTTTTGGTGGATGATGTATTACTACTACTTGAGAGGGCTGCTGTGGAACCCTTGCCTCCTAAGGATGATAAGGGTCCTCAGAATCGTATGAAG GATGGGTGTGCTGGGGAGGAGTTCAACAAGGATTCCATTGAGCGTGATGAAAGGCGTCTTACCGAGTTAGGTCGTAGGACAATTGAAATATTTGTCCTAGCCCATGTATACAG TAAAATTGAAGTTGCATACCAGGAAGCTGTTGCTTTGAAAAGGCAAGAGGAGCTCATCCGTGAAGAGGCAGCCTGGCTAGCTGAAACAGAGCACAAGGCAAAGCGTGGGACAGCCGATAAGgacaagaaatcaaagaaaaagcag GCAAAACAAAAACGAAATAATCGCAAGGGGAAGGATAAAGGAAGGGATGAGAAGCCCAGTGCTGCACTCCAAGACAAGCTCCAACAAGTAAGGCCAGCTGATGAAAGAAAAGATTTCATGATTGAGAAGGCAGAACCTGAGCTTGAAAAGCATGATATACCGGAAGACGTTTCTGATGTGTCTGATTCAGTAGAGTGTCAACCTTCAGTTCTTCAGCCTGATTCAGAAGACAGAGATCCTAGTCCTGTCAACTGGGATACTGACACATCAGAAGCTCAACCTTCCACAGAGGCCTGTAGCAGTGGAGTAAGTGGACTTTCAGCTGTACAGAATGGGATGAGGGAAAGAAATAGCCCTTCTGTAGTGGATGACAGTTCATCAACATGTTCCACTGACTCCGTTCCATCAATGAAAACGAGTGGGCCATATAAAGGGAATTCACTTCCAAACCAGAAAAACCAAAAATCACCTAGAAG AGGAACGAATCAAGGAGGCAGGTCAACTAGTGATGCAACTGGTTGGGCCAATGAAGTTCGCTGTCAGCTATCAGAGGCCATGAGCGATTTGGAAGAACCAAATGATGCATCTGGAAGTTGCAAGGTTGAATCTGAGTCTGAGGCTGTTGTAATAAAGGAGCTTGAGCAGCATGTGATGAAGAAACTG GAAGAAGTTGACTCTCtacaaagagagaagataatcAAAGATCAAGCTGACACAGAAAAACCTAAGAAAGAGAAGATGACAGAAGCGCCATCTTCTCCTAGCAGCACTCGCAAAACTCTGACATCTGCTGTTCGAATTGTCTCAGAATCAAAATCTGTTGCCACTGATCCTGTTCTGGTTAGGAAACCATCTTCAGATAGTTTCCAGCCAACAGAGAGACCAGCCCTGATGACAAGTTCTGCTGCTAATATTAAAGCCGCATTGAGTTCTGATACACATAAAGCAGCAGCGCCGAAACCAAATGACAAGCCCTTGGTGCAACAAGTGCCTGTCACATCGAGGCCATTGAGTGCTCCAATTACTCCTGGGCCTAGACCAACTGCTCCTATTGTTTCAATGGTTCAGACAGCACAACTTTTACCGCGCTCAGTGAGTGCAGCTGGGCGGTTGGGTCCAGACACTTCGTCTACGACCCACAGTTATGTACCTCAGTCGTATCGGAATGCTATAATGGGTCCTCCTGCTACTCAACCTCACACTCCAAGTTCTTTCGGTAACCCATTGCATTTGTATTCACAGACATCCAACTTGATATCTCCACCAATTCTTCTACCAACGAGCTCTGAAAGGGTGGAACTAAACATGGTAAAACCAGGCCTTCCATTTGGAAGGGTAAATCATGAAGTGCTGCAGAATGGGCCTCAATGGACGGAACCTTCTCAAAGAGACAACAGCAGCAGAAGCATGCACTATGAGCCTTCTTCCTTGCATGATGGCACTCATAATAACCTTGACTTCTACCAGCCTGTACACAGTCGCTCCCAGGACCGATTCCCTTCTGAGCTTCCAGCCAGTACATCAGGGCGCCAATCCCATGGTGCTGCGCTAGCAGATGATTTCCCTCATCTCGACATAATCAACGATCTGCTTGACGATGAGCAGGGAATAGTAAGGGCGGCAGTTCGGGCAAGCGCAAGCTTCCAAGGTTTCAGCAATGAGCCGCGGCCTCACCATCTGAACCGGCAATTCTCTTTCCCTGGGGAGATTGGCATGTCGAATAATGACATGAGCCCCTCAACCAGCTCAGGCAGGTTCGAGCGAACGCGAAGCTACCGTGATGACGGGTTCCAGCAGCATGGCTATGGCTCGTTGCAAGGGCACTTTGACTTCGAGTCGCTACGCCAAGCACAAGCAGCAGCGGCGGTGGCGGCAGCACATCCTATTCCTTACGTGAATGGGCAGCAGATTGATGGGTTGATAGCTAACCACCGCCATTGGCAGATAAGTGGTTCTGAGATGCCCTCTCAATCTCATCTTGGCACAAGGAACATGGATGGGGATGGGATTGGAGGCGGCTACCCCTACCACCACAATATTCCAGACTACTCAAATCCAGCATCCAGTAGTAGTCTTGGTGGGGGTTACGGTGTGCTCCCGCCGTCGAATGGGCACTGA